A section of the Roseivirga sp. BDSF3-8 genome encodes:
- a CDS encoding restriction system-associated AAA family ATPase, with the protein MKLLRLKLHTPFRSLQQGFEVHFLRDFDEAGMWAFSPWCLAGRNGSGKSNIMEALAAIFYHLDCMYLDYKPESFEPDIDKKGKVTSGFDRTRCEPDAFELEYYFDTEEVYTEKNDTDEQTAHLAKIRIEKAKGQAPKVYRLNRPNSQKEDNAPLSGQEIRQFLPEYIIGYSSGENEILSLPFLKMRFLHYDEYLDRLRNELDYHRPEGRFIYADAGYSQAIFLANYLMQEEEVLEPYLDVLKIEKLEQFRIIIRRNEQVFRIADEEKEWKDGDFEGQEPDPAGLVELTSLLEGDEDLLKGKNKLLDKLKRCATTYSIEKDFYHFDYLVNDETKKAFRLLFDNDPVSLFQSFQILLTLNLFEVNTELKSEFYHSESLYVNETVPVLASDKRIMRFKDFYVQKQGVGELLTKSLSDGEHQFMHAIGLCLLFKDARGLFLLDEPETHLNPDWRARFISVLRDCLDISKKKDEASENDPDIKGKVLQDLLITSHSPFIISDCRKEQVLIFRKEKDTGEITCKRPDFATFGASVNQITIRVFGQLETIGDYAREELKKLEEDLDAGKDPDKLIAAANEQFGDSVEKVMFINKALDKKGGDN; encoded by the coding sequence ATGAAGCTGCTGAGACTTAAGCTCCATACCCCATTCCGTAGTCTGCAGCAGGGCTTTGAGGTGCACTTTCTGCGCGACTTCGATGAGGCCGGTATGTGGGCCTTTAGCCCCTGGTGCCTTGCGGGCCGCAATGGCAGCGGTAAGAGTAATATTATGGAAGCCCTGGCCGCCATCTTCTACCACCTGGACTGCATGTACCTGGACTATAAGCCCGAAAGCTTTGAGCCTGACATCGATAAGAAGGGCAAGGTAACCAGCGGCTTTGACCGCACCCGCTGCGAACCCGATGCCTTTGAGCTGGAATACTACTTTGATACCGAAGAAGTCTATACAGAGAAAAATGATACGGATGAGCAAACGGCCCATCTGGCAAAGATCCGTATAGAAAAAGCAAAAGGCCAGGCCCCCAAAGTCTACCGGCTCAACCGCCCAAATAGTCAAAAAGAGGATAATGCCCCGCTAAGCGGGCAGGAGATCAGGCAGTTTTTGCCCGAGTACATCATTGGCTACTCCTCGGGCGAAAACGAGATCCTGAGCCTGCCTTTTCTCAAAATGCGCTTCCTGCACTATGATGAGTACCTGGACCGACTCAGGAATGAGCTGGATTACCATCGCCCGGAGGGCCGTTTTATCTATGCCGATGCAGGCTACAGCCAGGCCATATTCCTCGCCAACTACCTTATGCAGGAAGAGGAAGTTCTGGAGCCCTACCTCGATGTGCTAAAAATTGAAAAGCTGGAGCAGTTCAGGATTATCATCCGCAGAAATGAACAGGTTTTCAGGATAGCGGATGAAGAAAAAGAATGGAAAGATGGTGATTTTGAGGGGCAGGAACCAGACCCAGCCGGATTAGTCGAATTAACAAGCCTGCTTGAAGGCGACGAAGATCTGCTGAAGGGTAAGAACAAACTGCTGGACAAGCTGAAACGATGCGCTACAACCTATAGCATAGAGAAGGACTTTTACCACTTCGATTACCTTGTAAATGATGAGACGAAGAAAGCTTTCCGGCTGTTATTTGATAATGACCCTGTTTCGCTCTTCCAATCCTTTCAGATATTGCTCACCCTAAACCTCTTTGAGGTAAACACCGAGCTAAAGAGCGAGTTTTACCACTCTGAAAGCCTCTATGTAAACGAAACCGTGCCCGTGCTGGCCTCCGATAAGCGCATTATGCGCTTCAAGGACTTTTACGTACAGAAGCAGGGGGTAGGGGAGCTGCTCACCAAATCCCTCTCCGATGGGGAGCACCAGTTTATGCACGCCATCGGCCTCTGCCTGCTCTTTAAAGATGCCCGCGGCCTCTTCCTGCTGGATGAGCCCGAAACCCACCTGAACCCCGACTGGCGCGCCCGCTTTATTTCCGTACTCAGAGACTGCCTTGATATAAGCAAAAAGAAGGACGAAGCATCTGAGAATGATCCCGATATTAAAGGTAAAGTGCTGCAGGACCTGCTCATTACTTCGCACTCCCCCTTCATCATCTCCGACTGCCGCAAGGAGCAGGTACTTATCTTCCGCAAAGAAAAAGATACCGGGGAGATTACCTGCAAGCGGCCCGACTTCGCAACCTTCGGTGCCTCCGTAAACCAGATCACCATCCGCGTCTTCGGCCAGCTCGAAACCATCGGCGACTACGCCCGCGAAGAGCTTAAAAAACTTGAAGAAGACCTTGATGCAGGGAAGGATCCCGACAAGCTCATCGCCGCAGCCAATGAGCAATTTGGCGACTCTGTGGAGAAGGTCATGTTTATCAACAAAGCACTGGATAAAAAAGGAGGGGATAACTAG
- a CDS encoding helix-turn-helix domain-containing protein, which translates to MKANKNMLTALRKQANWTQSDLAGYLGVHRSLVSLTELGERTLPTEALIKATKLQQYLDSEKDPEPDEKTTALLARMEAEAAEELARLRKDADYELQKLKRELAEAEKLHEEALQTLKRLPLLRSYMEDEPAGIRNLIDLQEYKALKKLRIHPPKKLVQLRVRIRELEEGMKG; encoded by the coding sequence ATGAAGGCAAATAAAAACATGCTCACGGCGCTCAGGAAGCAGGCCAACTGGACGCAGTCGGACCTGGCAGGCTACCTTGGTGTGCACCGCAGCCTTGTATCCCTTACGGAACTTGGTGAACGCACCCTCCCAACGGAGGCCCTGATAAAAGCCACCAAGCTGCAGCAATATCTGGACAGCGAGAAAGACCCTGAACCGGATGAGAAAACCACAGCCCTGTTGGCAAGGATGGAAGCAGAAGCAGCGGAAGAACTGGCGCGCCTGCGAAAGGATGCGGACTACGAGCTGCAGAAACTAAAGCGAGAGCTGGCCGAAGCGGAAAAGCTGCACGAGGAGGCGCTGCAGACGCTGAAGCGGCTCCCCCTCCTTCGCAGCTATATGGAAGATGAACCGGCCGGCATCCGTAACCTGATAGACCTGCAGGAGTATAAGGCCCTCAAAAAACTCCGCATACACCCCCCTAAAAAGCTGGTACAGCTTAGGGTGAGGATCAGAGAGCTGGAGGAAGGGATGAAGGGCTGA
- a CDS encoding restriction endonuclease subunit S: protein MKLGSQINISKGKKQEALASYTEGAYRYIQIDDLRNDDNIKYTFGEKGVQVNDQDILIAWDGANAGTIGYGLNGIIGSTIARLRLKKESKLYPDFLGLFLKSKFSYLRKTATGATIPHISRKALEKIELPDINFDDQKRIAKLLSDAEALIQKRKESIVLLDEFLKSTFLEMFGEVKIGYPTKQIQDITSKIVDCPHSTPKYVKNKSPYPCIRTSEIKDGDIDWSSMKYTDEKGYINRVKRLVPKEGDIVFAREGTVGDAALIPNNVNLSLGQRVMLFRVDKSIMLPEVFWASLRSPSTQHEIRLNTIGATVKRINISDVKKIELIIPPISKQKDYVDLVVKVKKLKTQFQQSLQELENLYGSLSQKAFKGELDLSRVEVKEEDQPSNVQAGKSTSYYIEENEFSLASEQAKSAYAGEAEPAFGEVKFSPDFLKDYIIKGTYQHESFHFEELWQEVQKFPFKKFPNYEKVKNLVFSWLKEEPAFLVQRFNEEKKTMELVVNEAAET, encoded by the coding sequence ATGAAGCTAGGTAGTCAAATCAATATATCAAAGGGAAAGAAGCAAGAAGCCTTAGCCTCTTATACGGAAGGAGCTTATAGATACATCCAAATCGATGATCTGCGAAATGATGACAATATAAAGTATACTTTTGGAGAAAAAGGTGTTCAAGTTAATGATCAGGATATATTAATAGCTTGGGATGGAGCCAACGCCGGTACAATAGGGTACGGATTAAATGGTATTATCGGTAGTACTATTGCGCGGTTAAGATTGAAAAAGGAGTCAAAGCTATATCCTGATTTCTTAGGGCTTTTTCTTAAAAGTAAATTTTCTTATCTCAGAAAGACAGCTACAGGAGCCACTATCCCACATATTAGTAGAAAGGCATTAGAGAAAATTGAACTACCAGATATTAATTTTGATGATCAAAAACGCATTGCCAAACTTCTGTCGGACGCGGAAGCCCTGATCCAAAAGCGCAAAGAGAGCATCGTCCTGCTGGACGAATTCCTGAAATCTACCTTTTTGGAGATGTTTGGGGAGGTTAAAATAGGTTATCCTACAAAACAAATTCAGGATATAACCTCAAAAATTGTTGACTGCCCTCATAGCACTCCTAAGTATGTGAAAAATAAATCACCTTACCCCTGTATACGAACTTCTGAAATAAAGGATGGTGATATAGACTGGTCATCAATGAAGTATACTGATGAGAAAGGGTATATAAATAGAGTAAAAAGGTTAGTACCTAAAGAGGGTGATATAGTTTTTGCAAGAGAGGGAACAGTTGGAGATGCAGCTTTAATACCAAATAATGTTAATCTAAGCTTAGGCCAAAGAGTAATGCTTTTTAGAGTTGATAAAAGTATAATGTTACCTGAGGTTTTCTGGGCCTCCTTAAGATCACCAAGTACACAGCATGAAATAAGACTTAATACTATTGGGGCTACTGTTAAAAGAATAAATATTTCAGATGTAAAGAAGATTGAATTAATCATTCCTCCGATAAGTAAGCAAAAGGATTATGTTGATTTAGTAGTAAAAGTTAAAAAGCTGAAAACCCAATTTCAGCAAAGCCTTCAGGAACTCGAAAACCTCTATGGCAGCCTGAGCCAAAAGGCCTTTAAGGGTGAACTAGATTTGAGTAGGGTGGAGGTTAAGGAAGAAGATCAACCATCCAATGTTCAGGCTGGGAAGTCAACCAGTTATTATATAGAGGAAAATGAGTTTTCATTAGCCAGTGAGCAGGCGAAGAGTGCCTATGCAGGTGAAGCTGAACCAGCTTTTGGTGAGGTTAAATTCTCCCCTGATTTTCTTAAAGACTATATTATAAAGGGCACCTATCAGCATGAGTCTTTTCACTTCGAAGAGCTTTGGCAGGAAGTACAGAAGTTTCCCTTTAAAAAGTTTCCCAATTACGAAAAAGTCAAAAACCTGGTCTTTAGCTGGCTAAAGGAAGAACCAGCCTTCCTGGTGCAGCGATTTAATGAAGAGAAGAAAACCATGGAACTCGTAGTCAATGAAGCTGCTGAGACTTAA
- a CDS encoding DEAD/DEAH box helicase family protein: protein MNEAQTRKEKIDRQLAAAGWNLDDRTQVAQELHTPPSESRDGIVSEPAAPYEKRKFADYVLFGKNGKPLAVIEAKGATKDAEQGREQAKQYCHQIQQKYDGPLPFCYYTNGDTIYFWDLGNYPPRQVVGYPTRDDLERLRHIRENRKPLASELISTDIAGRDYQIKAIRQVMEALEEKRRRFLLVMATGTGKTRTTIALIDALMRAGWVQRVLFLVDRIALRNQAVDAFKEHMPDTPRWPKEGEMSISKDRNVYVSTYPTMLNIIQDPDPALSPHFFDMVVVDESHRSIYNTYREVLRYFNTITLGLTATPTDVIDHNTFELFDCEDGLPTFAYAYEEALNNLPPYLSPFQVMKIRTRFQEEGINRRSITLEDQKKLIYQGKEVEEIDFEGSELEKSVINRGTNVTIVKEFMEECIKDPDGVLPGKTIFFCMTKAHARRVEEIFDALYPEYGGELAKVLVSDDPRVYPKGGLLDQFKYNDMPRVAISVDMLDTGVDIREVVNLVFAKPVYSYTKFWQMIGRGTRLLEPQKLRPWCPEKDMFLIMDCWDNFDYFKLTPKGKELSPQVPLPVRLAGIRIDKIALATDMGLEDIARKEINKLRQLIAQLPPESITIKEAAADLATVQDDAFWQHPGQENIHFLHNTIKPLFRTISQVDFRVMRFEKDVLETSLAHLAQETRKFDTLKENIITLVSELPLSINMVARQAPFIRQVQTETYWDTIDDAGFDALYDTIAPLIRYRQEPRGTEEQARLNLFDPLHTKEMVEFGPQNEAVSISRYREMVEARIAALTSRNPILQKLKAGELVSEEEAARLAEALYQEDPHITENLLRKVYKHRKARFIQFIKHILGIEILESFDEQVSRAVQQFIQAHTSLSSRQIEFLHLLRDYIIEQGAIERRNLTESPFADMHPKGLTGLFTDAEIKELVDLTDKFAA, encoded by the coding sequence ATGAACGAAGCACAAACGAGGAAAGAAAAAATAGACCGGCAACTGGCCGCGGCAGGGTGGAACCTGGACGACCGCACGCAGGTAGCCCAAGAACTTCACACCCCTCCAAGCGAAAGCCGCGATGGCATTGTGTCTGAACCTGCTGCACCTTACGAAAAGCGTAAGTTTGCCGATTATGTACTCTTTGGTAAAAACGGCAAGCCCCTGGCGGTAATAGAAGCTAAAGGCGCGACTAAAGATGCCGAACAGGGCCGCGAGCAGGCCAAACAGTACTGCCACCAAATACAGCAAAAGTATGACGGGCCGCTGCCTTTCTGCTACTATACCAATGGCGACACCATCTACTTCTGGGACCTGGGCAACTACCCGCCCCGCCAGGTAGTGGGCTACCCCACGCGCGACGACCTGGAGCGGCTCCGGCACATCCGCGAGAACCGCAAGCCCCTGGCCTCTGAGCTTATCAGTACCGACATAGCCGGGCGCGACTATCAGATAAAGGCCATACGGCAGGTAATGGAAGCTCTGGAAGAGAAGCGGCGGCGGTTTCTGCTCGTAATGGCCACCGGCACCGGCAAAACCCGCACCACCATCGCCCTCATAGATGCCCTCATGCGGGCCGGGTGGGTGCAGCGCGTCCTCTTCCTCGTAGACCGCATTGCGCTGCGCAACCAGGCCGTGGATGCCTTTAAGGAGCATATGCCCGATACCCCCCGGTGGCCCAAAGAGGGCGAGATGTCCATCTCCAAAGACCGCAATGTGTATGTGAGCACGTACCCCACCATGCTCAATATCATACAGGACCCCGATCCCGCCCTCTCGCCGCACTTTTTTGATATGGTGGTGGTAGACGAGAGCCACCGCTCCATATACAATACCTACCGCGAAGTGCTCAGGTACTTCAATACCATTACCCTCGGCCTCACCGCCACACCCACGGACGTGATAGACCACAATACCTTTGAGCTATTTGACTGTGAGGACGGCCTGCCCACCTTTGCCTATGCCTACGAAGAGGCCCTGAACAACCTGCCGCCCTACCTGAGCCCCTTTCAGGTCATGAAGATCCGCACCCGCTTCCAGGAAGAGGGCATCAACAGGCGTTCCATAACGCTCGAAGACCAAAAAAAGCTCATTTACCAAGGCAAAGAGGTAGAAGAAATTGACTTTGAAGGCTCCGAACTCGAAAAGTCCGTAATCAACAGGGGCACCAATGTCACCATCGTAAAGGAGTTTATGGAGGAGTGCATCAAAGACCCCGACGGTGTGCTGCCCGGCAAAACCATCTTCTTCTGCATGACCAAAGCGCACGCCCGGCGGGTAGAAGAGATCTTCGATGCCCTGTACCCCGAATACGGCGGGGAACTGGCTAAGGTACTCGTGTCAGACGACCCACGGGTGTACCCCAAGGGTGGCCTGCTGGATCAGTTTAAGTATAATGATATGCCCCGCGTGGCGATAAGTGTGGACATGCTGGACACCGGCGTGGACATTCGCGAGGTGGTGAACCTGGTATTTGCCAAGCCGGTGTACTCCTACACCAAATTCTGGCAGATGATAGGCCGCGGCACCCGCCTGCTCGAACCCCAAAAGCTACGGCCCTGGTGCCCCGAAAAGGACATGTTCCTGATTATGGACTGCTGGGATAACTTTGACTACTTTAAGCTCACCCCCAAAGGCAAAGAACTAAGCCCCCAGGTACCCCTGCCCGTGCGCCTGGCCGGTATACGCATAGACAAAATAGCCCTGGCTACCGATATGGGCCTGGAGGATATCGCCCGAAAAGAGATCAATAAGCTCCGGCAGCTTATCGCCCAACTGCCCCCCGAGTCCATAACCATAAAAGAAGCCGCCGCCGACTTGGCTACGGTACAGGACGATGCCTTTTGGCAGCACCCCGGCCAGGAGAACATCCATTTTTTGCATAATACTATTAAGCCCCTGTTCCGCACCATATCCCAGGTAGACTTTAGGGTCATGCGTTTTGAGAAAGACGTGCTGGAAACCTCCCTGGCCCACCTGGCGCAGGAGACTCGGAAGTTTGATACGCTCAAAGAAAACATCATTACCCTGGTAAGCGAGCTGCCCCTGAGCATAAACATGGTGGCCCGGCAGGCCCCCTTTATCCGGCAGGTGCAGACGGAGACCTACTGGGACACCATAGACGATGCCGGCTTTGATGCACTCTATGACACCATAGCCCCCCTGATCAGGTACCGCCAGGAGCCACGCGGAACCGAAGAGCAGGCCAGACTGAACCTTTTCGACCCTCTGCATACCAAAGAAATGGTCGAGTTTGGCCCCCAAAACGAGGCGGTGAGCATAAGCCGCTACCGCGAAATGGTAGAGGCCAGAATAGCCGCCCTTACCAGCCGCAACCCCATACTGCAAAAGCTGAAAGCGGGTGAGCTCGTAAGCGAGGAAGAGGCCGCCCGCCTGGCCGAGGCCCTGTACCAGGAAGACCCCCACATAACCGAAAACCTGCTCAGAAAAGTATACAAGCACCGCAAGGCTCGCTTTATCCAGTTTATAAAGCATATATTGGGCATCGAAATACTCGAGAGCTTTGATGAGCAGGTGAGCCGGGCCGTGCAGCAGTTTATACAGGCCCATACCAGCCTGAGCAGCAGGCAGATTGAGTTTCTGCATCTGCTGCGCGATTATATCATCGAACAGGGTGCCATTGAAAGGCGTAATCTTACAGAATCCCCCTTTGCCGATATGCACCCCAAGGGATTAACAGGGCTTTTTACCGATGCCGAAATTAAAGAACTTGTAGACTTAACCGATAAATTTGCCGCATAA
- a CDS encoding PAS domain-containing protein — MIGTDKGSQKKINDLILSIDWSGNPLGPMEDWPASLKDSLDTVLSAGLPMGMLCGPELIQLYNHPFSKLIGDKHPQAMGKPCRESWAHLWPRLSHELDAVMTKGEAAIVEDIYISSQPHKSLSGHYFTLHLSPIKNNGQVSGVLMVCQEQTARLSKQEDEVIDKLHEVFMDLPAFIAILKGPDHRLELFNDSYTQLVGKNRDIIGKPIEEALPEVKSQGFIGLLDNVYKTGKPFIGNEIPVNLDRTVNGDLDKVYVNFIYHPYRDETGDVQGIFVHGMDVTELVKAKHRAEKLALKLRQQSRIFDIALSSIPEYVYVFDSHGRFEYANASLLNLWGKTLPEVIGKNFQELGYSEELVKLHSSQIAEVVRTKRPLKGENAYTNAEGKEGYYEYTFSPILNEDNEVDIIVGSTHDITIRKEAEEILKEQEAYYRSMTNNTPVITWISDAEGQVSFFNKPWYDYTGQAPNTALGHDWLRSIHPEDADKALKTFLKSSHERSSFSLEFRIKGGDGNYRFFQNSAQPKFDGAGHFEGFIGSLVDIHERKLVEQTLRYQNSLLDAQQEVSPLATLIVSPEGTIVNYNDLFFKMWNMPESVVQSGLDDNALEAAMMQLVEADGFVSKVHEVYESRSTNNEKLHFKDGRTLERFGSPIWDKEDGTYYGYVWFFQDITEQEDLARQKDDFIAIASHELKTPVTSIKAYTQILRAMFRDTGDEVSDAMFVKVDQYINKLTDLVTEMLDVTKIEQGQLRFRMETFDLNALVTEIVEDLRRTTEQHTLELVIKGGLALCGDQDRIGQVIVNFLTNAIKYAPESDRIIVRTELKGENVIFSVQDFGTGLSEEDRQKVFDRFYRASNKSHQAKPGMGLGLFICAGIIERHGGQIWVDSVEGEGSTFYFSVPVGPNLNSLP, encoded by the coding sequence ATGATTGGCACAGATAAAGGCTCACAAAAAAAGATTAACGATCTGATATTATCCATAGACTGGTCCGGCAACCCTTTGGGTCCAATGGAGGACTGGCCGGCCAGCCTGAAGGATAGCTTAGATACGGTTCTATCTGCCGGCCTGCCTATGGGCATGCTATGTGGGCCTGAACTGATCCAGTTGTACAATCACCCATTCAGCAAATTAATAGGAGATAAACACCCGCAAGCCATGGGAAAGCCATGCCGGGAAAGCTGGGCCCATCTCTGGCCACGACTTAGCCATGAGCTTGATGCGGTGATGACCAAGGGTGAGGCTGCTATAGTGGAAGATATCTATATCTCCTCTCAGCCGCATAAATCTCTCTCTGGTCACTACTTTACCCTCCACTTGTCGCCCATTAAAAATAACGGACAGGTCAGCGGGGTGTTGATGGTCTGCCAGGAGCAGACGGCCAGGCTCAGTAAGCAGGAAGATGAAGTCATCGATAAGCTGCATGAGGTATTCATGGACCTCCCTGCCTTCATCGCCATCTTAAAGGGGCCGGATCACAGGCTGGAGCTATTTAATGATAGTTATACGCAACTGGTGGGTAAGAACAGGGATATTATTGGGAAGCCTATAGAAGAAGCCCTGCCGGAGGTAAAAAGCCAGGGATTTATCGGTTTGCTCGACAATGTTTACAAGACGGGTAAGCCATTTATCGGAAATGAAATACCGGTAAACCTTGACCGTACTGTAAATGGCGATTTGGATAAAGTGTATGTAAATTTCATATACCACCCCTACCGTGATGAGACCGGTGATGTTCAGGGAATATTCGTTCACGGAATGGATGTGACGGAGCTGGTTAAGGCAAAACACAGGGCAGAAAAACTGGCCCTTAAGCTCAGGCAACAGTCCCGCATTTTCGATATCGCGCTATCCTCTATTCCTGAATATGTATATGTGTTCGACAGCCATGGCCGGTTTGAATATGCCAATGCCTCCCTACTCAATTTATGGGGCAAAACCCTGCCGGAAGTAATAGGTAAGAATTTTCAGGAGCTGGGCTACTCGGAAGAGTTAGTAAAGCTGCATTCGTCCCAGATAGCTGAGGTGGTCCGGACAAAAAGACCTCTGAAAGGGGAGAATGCTTACACGAATGCAGAAGGCAAAGAGGGGTACTACGAGTATACCTTCTCCCCTATTCTTAATGAGGATAATGAAGTAGACATTATCGTAGGGTCTACCCACGACATCACGATACGCAAAGAAGCCGAAGAGATACTAAAAGAGCAGGAAGCATATTATCGTTCCATGACCAACAATACCCCGGTCATCACCTGGATATCTGATGCAGAGGGGCAGGTTTCATTTTTTAACAAGCCCTGGTATGATTATACGGGGCAGGCACCAAATACCGCACTGGGGCATGACTGGCTCCGGAGTATACACCCTGAGGATGCTGATAAGGCACTGAAGACCTTTCTCAAGTCTTCCCACGAAAGATCCTCTTTCAGCTTAGAGTTCCGAATAAAGGGGGGGGACGGAAATTATCGCTTTTTCCAGAATTCGGCTCAGCCTAAGTTCGATGGGGCCGGTCATTTTGAAGGATTTATCGGTTCCCTGGTAGATATCCATGAGAGAAAGCTCGTAGAGCAGACACTGAGGTATCAAAATAGCCTGTTGGATGCTCAGCAGGAGGTCTCCCCTCTTGCTACGCTTATTGTTTCCCCCGAGGGAACAATTGTCAACTATAATGATCTCTTCTTCAAAATGTGGAACATGCCTGAGTCAGTGGTGCAGTCCGGCCTGGATGACAATGCGTTGGAAGCAGCTATGATGCAACTGGTTGAGGCGGACGGTTTTGTGAGCAAAGTTCATGAGGTATACGAAAGCAGAAGCACTAATAATGAAAAACTGCACTTTAAGGATGGCCGCACACTGGAGCGATTCGGCTCCCCCATCTGGGACAAAGAAGATGGTACCTACTATGGCTATGTGTGGTTCTTCCAGGACATTACGGAGCAGGAAGACCTGGCCAGGCAAAAGGATGATTTTATTGCCATCGCCAGCCATGAGCTTAAGACCCCTGTCACAAGCATAAAGGCCTACACCCAGATACTTAGGGCCATGTTCAGAGATACAGGTGATGAGGTGTCGGACGCGATGTTTGTGAAAGTTGACCAGTACATCAATAAACTGACCGACCTGGTCACAGAAATGCTCGATGTCACCAAAATTGAACAGGGCCAGTTGCGATTCCGTATGGAAACGTTTGACCTGAATGCCCTGGTCACTGAGATTGTGGAGGACCTCCGGCGGACAACGGAGCAACATACGCTTGAGCTCGTCATCAAAGGGGGCTTGGCCTTATGCGGCGATCAGGACCGCATAGGCCAGGTAATAGTGAATTTCCTGACCAATGCGATAAAGTATGCCCCGGAGTCGGACAGGATCATTGTACGGACAGAACTGAAGGGTGAGAATGTCATCTTTTCGGTGCAGGACTTCGGCACCGGCCTCTCAGAAGAAGACCGACAGAAGGTATTCGACCGCTTTTACCGGGCCTCCAATAAAAGCCACCAGGCCAAACCCGGCATGGGCCTGGGCCTCTTCATATGCGCCGGCATCATAGAGCGCCACGGCGGCCAAATCTGGGTAGACAGTGTAGAAGGCGAAGGCTCTACGTTTTACTTTTCTGTGCCTGTGGGGCCTAATTTAAATAGCCTTCCTTAG
- a CDS encoding N-6 DNA methylase yields the protein MSLLNSNPQIAAKIDELWNKFWSGGISNPLTAIEQITYLLFMKKLDENDQKAEANARINGDAYVSRFEGTFYLKEEDEREKKNGIDKKTLRWSHFKYIKPERNMLIHVQQYVFPFLKTLNPQDSPFARHMANAVFIIQKPSLLTEAIAKIDEIFKEIEKDSQGTKRQTFQDIQGDVYEMLLSEIASAGKNGQFRTPRHIIKLLVELVAPKLDQRIADPACGTGGFLLGAYQYLVTQLDKDKDKREPDEDGFIRSSTSALLTEKVKKILQDSLYGYDIDGTMVRLGLMNLMMHGIDRPHIDYKDTLSKSYNESAEYDVVLANPPFTGNIDKGDIHEDLELPTTKTELLFIERIYHMLKMGGTAAVVVPQGVLFGTSKAFVAARRRMIEDSELKAVITAPSGVFKPYAGVSTALLIFTKGGETENVWFYDMQADGYSLDDKRNKLEGYGDLQDIVTEYKNRDPKQENNREGKHFFVLKKEIKEADYDLSYSKYRNEVFEEIVYEKPKVILEKLIGEDGKGGLEGGIVKKLGELQRILRG from the coding sequence ATGAGCCTACTCAACAGCAACCCGCAGATAGCCGCCAAAATAGACGAGCTTTGGAATAAATTCTGGAGTGGGGGCATCTCTAACCCCCTCACCGCCATAGAGCAGATTACCTACCTGCTCTTTATGAAAAAGCTTGATGAGAATGATCAGAAGGCTGAGGCTAATGCCCGAATTAATGGTGACGCCTATGTATCTCGCTTTGAGGGTACTTTTTATCTGAAAGAAGAGGACGAAAGGGAGAAAAAGAATGGTATAGACAAGAAAACCCTGCGCTGGAGCCATTTCAAATACATAAAGCCAGAAAGGAATATGCTAATACATGTACAACAGTACGTATTTCCTTTCTTGAAGACGCTAAACCCTCAGGACTCTCCCTTTGCCCGCCATATGGCCAATGCTGTTTTTATTATTCAAAAACCGTCTTTGCTTACTGAAGCCATTGCCAAAATAGATGAGATATTTAAAGAAATAGAAAAAGATTCACAGGGTACAAAAAGGCAAACCTTCCAGGACATACAGGGTGATGTGTACGAGATGCTGCTCAGCGAAATTGCCTCTGCCGGTAAAAACGGGCAGTTCCGTACGCCCCGCCACATCATTAAACTACTGGTAGAGCTGGTGGCCCCCAAGCTTGACCAGCGCATAGCCGACCCCGCCTGTGGTACCGGTGGCTTCCTGCTGGGTGCCTACCAGTACCTGGTAACCCAACTGGACAAGGACAAAGATAAGCGCGAGCCCGACGAAGACGGCTTTATCCGTAGCAGCACCAGCGCCCTGCTTACCGAAAAAGTAAAGAAGATACTGCAGGACAGCCTCTATGGCTATGACATAGATGGCACCATGGTGCGTCTGGGCCTTATGAACCTGATGATGCACGGCATAGACCGCCCGCACATAGACTATAAGGACACGCTGAGTAAAAGCTATAACGAAAGCGCGGAGTACGATGTGGTGCTGGCCAACCCGCCCTTTACCGGTAATATAGACAAGGGCGATATACACGAAGACCTGGAACTACCCACCACCAAAACCGAGCTGCTGTTTATAGAGCGTATATACCACATGCTCAAAATGGGCGGCACCGCCGCGGTAGTGGTGCCCCAGGGCGTACTTTTTGGCACCAGCAAGGCCTTCGTGGCTGCCCGCAGGCGCATGATTGAAGACTCCGAACTTAAAGCCGTCATTACCGCACCCAGCGGGGTATTTAAGCCCTACGCCGGGGTCAGTACCGCCTTGCTCATCTTTACCAAAGGCGGCGAAACCGAAAACGTCTGGTTTTACGATATGCAGGCCGATGGCTATAGCCTGGACGATAAGCGAAATAAGCTGGAAGGCTACGGCGACCTGCAGGACATCGTAACCGAATACAAAAACCGCGACCCGAAACAGGAAAATAACCGCGAAGGCAAGCACTTTTTTGTACTGAAGAAGGAGATAAAAGAAGCTGACTATGACCTAAGCTACTCCAAATACCGCAATGAGGTATTTGAAGAGATCGTATACGAAAAGCCGAAGGTGATTTTGGAGAAGTTGATTGGTGAAGATGGAAAAGGGGGGCTTGAAGGAGGGATTGTAAAAAAATTGGGAGAGCTCCAACGAATTTTGAGAGGGTAA